Below is a window of Geomonas oryzisoli DNA.
AGGGTGAGGATCGGGTGGCGCGCCGACTTGAGCAGGATGGTCGGCGTGTCTGCGATGACCGGGGTCTCGCTTTTCAGGCGGTCGCTCAAGGTGGCGATGCAGTTCAGGATGTCGAGCTCGACCAGCGCCTCGAACTGCTGCAGGATCTCCTCGGCGTCCTCCCTGATCCAGTCGCAGATCTGCCGGACGATGCGGATCTCCTCGGCCCGTTCGTCGGCCACCAGGTTCTCCAGTTCGTTGGCGAGGCCGATGATCTCCAGGGGCTCCATGAAGGCGGTCTCGCCGGAGTTGGAGACGTCATGCACCACCCCCGGCACCATCCCCTTGGAATCCATGCGCACCGGGATCACCCAGCGCCCCGATCTCTGGGTGATGAAGTCGTCCTGCAGGAAGATCGCCGTGTGCCGCTCGCGCACGATCTCTTCGAGCCGCTTCTTGATGCGGGCGGTGAGCCCCTTCTTGCGGCCGCGGATGTCTGCCAGAAGGCGCGAGGCGGTGTCCAGGATCTCCCCCTCCTCGTTCACCGTGTGCTCGAGAGGGTTCAGCAGGTCGGGGAAGCCGCTGATGCAGCCGGCCTCGGCAAGCAGCAGCGGAACGTCGGTACGGTAGGCGAGCTGCGAGGCCACCGCGGCCATGACCCGCAGGGTGGGGATGAAGCGCTGCAGCGCGATGGGCGCGATGACGGCGCCCGCGGGGCGGACCGCCTTCACCTGCGGGGTGATGTCCTCGAAGGGGGCGAGCTTCAGCGCGATGCCGAGCCGGGTCAGTTTCCGGATCTCGTCGACGAGCCCCAGGCGCAGTTCCATCTCCTGGCGGCTTTTCAGCGGAGTTATGGCGAGGGCACCCTCGTGGGATGCCTCGCAGTGGGCGAAGGTTGCGGCGGTTTCCAGGATCTTGTCGAATTCCAGCCGCTTCAGGGTGTCCTTATTGATCATGTAGATAACTCCGGGGGGATAAACAGGCAAAGGCGTATTACAAAAACCAGGCGACCGGGCTGAAAAGACGCTCAAGGACGCGCACCGGCCATCCCCTTCTCTCGTGCTCGTGCAGCACGATGCGCCGCGTGCCGGCGAAGTCGCTCTCCAGCATGTGGGCGACGTGGGCGCCGAAGTCGTGGCTGTCCACCACGACGTTGAGCTCGTAGTTCCTGTGGAAGCTTCTCAGGTCCATGTTGGCCGAGCCGACCATGGTCCAGTTGCCATCGATGAGGAGCACCTTGGCGTGGAGGACCGCGCTGTCCATCTCGTGGATCTCGATGCCGTTTTTCAACAGCTGGCCGTAATAGGTCCGGCTCACCAGGCGCACCAGGGGCACATCGCTCTTGTAGGGGAGCAAAAGCCGCACCCGCACCCCGCGCCCCGCGGCCCTAAGCAGCGACCGCACCACCCGCGGTCCCGGTATGAAGTACGGGCTCGCGATGGTGACGCTTTCCGATGCCCCCGCGATGGCAACCCTGAAGGCGCTCCTGATGAAGCTTCGCTTCTGGTGTGGTCCGCCGTTCACTACCATGACTTTCGCATCGCCGTCAAGTTCCGGCATCGGAGCGGGATCGGTTCCCACCGGCGGCACGCCGACCTCCTCGGTCCAGGTCTCCCGAAACAGGCGCAGCAACTCGATTCCTGCCTCCCCTTCGATCTTCAGGCCCACGTCGCGCCACTTGGTCTTCTTCTTGCCGAAACCGGAGTAGACGTCGGCGATGTTCATGCCGCCGGTGAAGATGCGCCAGCCGTCGATGATGACGATCTTTCGGTGGTCGCGTTTGTCGAACCAGGCGATCCCGCGGCGGAAGGGGGGCGGGTTGAAGGGGGCGCAGTTGACGCCTCCCTTGGTGAGTTTCTTGAAGTAAGCGGCAGGGGTGTCGAAACAGCCGATGTAATCGTAGAGCACGTAAACCCTGACCCCGCGCGAGGCTGCGGCGATCAGGGCGTCTGCCACCCGGTGACCGGTCTCGTCGTCCGCGATGGTGTAAAACTCGAGGCAGATGCTTTTGCCGGCATGGGGCAGGGCCTCCAGCAGTGCGGTGAAGAATTCGGATCCGTAGCGGTACAGCGTGGCGCGGTTGCCCAAAAACGTGACGGCCTCGGTGTTCCTCCTGAAGAAGTCGAAGAACTTCGCGGTTTGAAACAGCAACTGCCTTCTTTTTCGCCGCACGCTGGTCATAGGCCGATCCAAAAGCGAAAGCGCGGAAATAACGTCAACCGGTTACTTCCGCGCTTCGGGTGTTACGACTAAGGGGGGTACCCGTTAGACAGAGACAACTTCCTTGACGCCGGGGATCTTATCCTTGATGGTCCTTTCGATCCCCATCTTGAGGGTCATGGTGGACATCGGGCAGTGGCCACAGGCGCCTACCAGGCGCACCTTGACGATGCCGTCGTCTGTTACTTCTACGAGTTCAACATCGCCGCCGTCAGCCTGCAGCGCCGGCCTGATGTTTTCCAAAATTGCTTTTACTTCCTCGGTCATTTACTCCTCCGTGAGCTTTGGTTTGGCATGGTATGAGTCTATAGGATTTTTACAATAATTGCAAAGCCAGCCGACACTCCCTCGGGATGATCTTGCACCAGTCCCCTCTCCCCCCGGGAGAGGGTGCCCGGAGGGCGGGTGAGGGCTGTGCCGGCTCTGATTAGCCCCCGACACTGCGGCGGTGTTTTGTCGGTGAGAAAGCGCACCTCCCCCCGGAGGGGGGAGGCTGGGAGGGGGGAAGCCGTGAGCCGCTGCGTTCCCCCTCCCTGTCCCTCCCCCTTCCGGGGGCGGGAACGCTTCAGCAACTTTCTCAGAAGTATCCTCGCAACTGCTAATCCTTGCCGTGCACGCCCGGTGTGGTGAGCGGGTAGGGCGCCAGCACCTCCTCGAGCTCCTCCTCGGTCAGTATGCCCCGCTCCAGGATCACCTCGCGGATACTCTTGCCGCTCTTCGCGGATTCCTTGGCCACCTCCGCCGCCGCCGCGTAGCCGATGCTGGGCGCCAGCACCGTGGCCAGTCCCACGGACTGGTCCAGGAAGGTGCGGCAGCGCTCCTCGTTGGCGCTGATGCCGGTGACGCACAGCGTGGTCAGCTGGTGCAGGCAGTTTTTCAGGATCTCCATGGCGAAGAGCAGGTTGAAGGCTATGACCGGCATCATCACGTTCAGTTCCAGCTGCCCGGCCTGGGCTGCCAGCGCCACGGTCAGGTCGCACCCCATGACCTGGAAGCAGACCATGTTGGTCACCTCGGGGAGCACCGGGTTCACCTTGCCCGGCATGATCGAGGAACCCGGCTGCATGGCGGGTAGGTTGATCTCGCCCAGACCGGTGCGCGGCCCGGAAGAGAGCAGGCGCAGGTCGTTGGCGATCTTGATCAGGTTGACCGCGGTCCCCTTGACGCTCGAAGAAAGGGCGACGAAGGGATCCATGTTCTGCATCCGCTCCACGAGGCTCTCGCCGCGGGTCAACTCCTGCCCGGTCTCTCGCGCCAGTGCCTCGACGACCAGGTCGATGAAGGCCTGCTCGGCGTTGAGACCGGTGCCGACCGCGGTCCCTCCGATCCCCAGTTCCCTGAGGCCGGCAAAGGTGCGTTCGATGCCGGAACGGTTGTTGGCGATGGCGATGGACCAGGCGGAAAACTCCTGCCCCAGGCGGATCGGCACCGCGTCCTGCAGGTGGGTGCGCCCCGATTTGAGGATGTGGTCGAACTCGATCCCCTTGCGGGCGAATGCGTCGGAGAGGTCGCGCAACTCGTTGTCCAGCTCGTGGGCCAGTTCCAGCGCCGCGAGCCGCATCGCCGTGGGGAAGACGTCGTTGGTGGACTGAGCCATGTTGACATGGTCGTTGGCGTTCACCCGGGCGTATTCCCCGCGGGTGCCGCCTAAGATCTCGTTGGCGCGGTTGGCCAGCACCTCGTTCACGTTCATGTTATGGGAGGTGCCCGCGCCGGCCTGGAACGGGTCGACCACGAACTGGTCGGCGAACGATCCGGCAAGCGCCTCGTCGGCGGCCTTGACGATGGCGTCGCCGATTTCCTTGGCGAGCCGGTGCGTGGTCATGTTGGCGATGGCCGCGCATTTCTTGATCCGGACCGTGGCGCGCACCAGGGCCTGGTGCGGCTTCAGCCCGGAGATGGGGAAGTTGTTCACTGCACGCTGCGTCTGGGCACCGTAGTAGGCGCTTTCGGGTACCTCGACCGTCCCCATGGTGTCTTTTTCCAAGCGGTATGTCATGACTAGCTCCTCGTTTTTCTGTTAAAGCAGACCGAGTCTCTGTCTCATTATTCCGCTATCAGTGTACCAGATCCGCCAGTGTCAGCAGCTCTTCGGTCGTTTTCATCTCGAAGACAGGGCATCCCATCGATTCGGGGACGGCCAGATCGACCCGGTAGCGGTCCCCGACGAAAAGCGCCTCCTGCGGGCGGCAGTCGATCTTCGCCAGGATGTCTTCGATGATCCTGCGATCGGGCTTCGGGATCCAGGAGTCCTCGATGGTGAACACCCGGTCCAGCAGGTCGCCCACGCCGATCTGCTTCATGATCCGTCCGGAAAGGTCGCGGTTGTTGTTGGTGTAGAGGTGGAGTCGGAAGCTGGTCGACAGAAGCTGCAGCAGTTCCCGGACCCGGCGGTCCGGTTTGAGCAGCCGTTCGGGATGGCAGTCGGCGGCGAACCTTCTGTGCATCTCCTGGAGGGTTCCCCCCAGGGACACCACGGCGCGGCTCAGGGTGCCGGCTACGCCGTCCGCGGCACGGGTCGCCTCGAGGAGGACTTCCGCCTCCGCCACGGAGATATCTTTGAGGGCGGCCACGTAGTGGATGGCGCTTTGGTTGACCTCCTCGCCCAGCCGGTCCTCCTGGTACAGCGTCCCGTCCAGGTCGAATACGATCGCCTTCAGCTGCTTGCCGCGCTCGGGGCGCGTCACAGCCCCATCCCCCATTTTCTCATGCACAGAAGCTGCGGGTTATCCACCCCCTTGGCCTGGATCAGCACCTTGAAGGTGTCGCCCATGCCACCCTCGGGCATCATGAGCTTCTTGATGGCCAGCCGGTGCTTCAGGCTTTCATGCTCATCTTTGGCCTGCGCCACGAGCTGCATCAGTTCCTCGAGCAGCCCCACGCCCATCAGGAAGCGGTACTGTTCGCCGTACCAGACCGCCGCGAGTCCTCGCTCCTTGCCGGCCTCGATCAGCGAGCTGAAGTTGATGTGCGTGGTGATGTCCTGCTCCCCCACCAGTTGGTACGGGTCCTCGTTGGTGCTGTGCTTGTGGTAGCAGAGCAGGGTGCCGTTGCGTCTTTGCGGGGTGTACAGCTCCTCGGAGAGGTAGCCGTAGTCGATGGTAAGGACAAAGCCGCGCTCAAGCGTCGCGGCGGCCGAAGCGATCCAGGCCGGTGCGGCCAGGTTGATCTCGGCACGCTGGCCGGGCATGAGCCGCACGTCGAAGCTGCGCAGATAGGCCTCCAGTTCCGGAGTGGATGGGGGAAGGAGCCTTTCGCGGAAGCTGTTGGCGTCAGCCGAGACGAACACCTCCTTGAGCCCTTGCTCCGTCATCTCGATCAGGTGCACCGGCATGGCGTCGAACAGTTCGTTGGAGATGATGCACCCGGTGAACTTGAGAGCGCCCTCCGCCAGTTCCTTGGGCGAGCTCCAGGCCAGCCTTTCGGCGTGCCGCGCAAGGCGTGCGGCCTGGGCCTCCTGGAGAGACGGCTCCTTCTCGATGAGGCGGTAGGTGAGCGCAGCGTAAAAGGCGGGATTCTCCTCTGCGATGGCGTCCAGGATGTCCTGCGCCAGTTGACCGCCACCCGCGCCGGCCTCGGCGATGGTGAAGGATTCCGGCGAGTCGAGCAGTTGCCAGAACCGGCCGATCTCGCGGGAGATCAGGCGGCCGAAGGCGCTGTGCACGTTCATGCTGGTGTAAAAATCACCCTCGGCGCCAACCTTGCGCCCCGGGGAGGTGTAGTAGCCGAGGTCGGGTTCGTAGAGTGCGCTCTCCATGAAGGAGGCGAAGGTGATATCACCGCGGGAGCGGATGCGTTTGAGTAAGATTTCTGCCAGTTTCGTCGTCGCTGCTGCCTCTGCCATTAAAAGCCCTCCTGAATCTGAAGGTCTTTTTATATACGGAACGAAAATGGTTGTCAACGCAGGGTGAGTAAAGGGGGAGGGACGTTAGCTGTTACTGTTGATGCAGACAGTACGACCGCGCCGTACTACGTTCAGGAGCAGCAGTAAACTCAAGCGTACCCGCCCCCGGAGGGGGAGGGACAGGGAGGGGGATGGTAGATCTGCGCCGTCGCTTGCACCATTGCCGCGAGTTCCTCGCGCAGGTGCGCCGGCTGCAGCAGTTCGGCGTGGGCGCCGTAGGAGAGAAGCCAGGCGAGGATCTCCATCTTGCCGCCGGCATGAAAGCTTAAAAGAAGGGTACCGTCCTGCTGCACCTCGATCTTCTGCGAAGAGTGCCAGACTCGGTCCCTGATGGCGTGGGCGATGGAGGCGGAGAAACGGATCACGACATCCATGGGAGGCTCCGCCACGATGCCGAAGGCCTCGCCCAGCGCGGAGCCGGGATGAAAACCTTCCGGTATCTCGAAGCGCTCCTTCAAGGGCTCGACGCCGCAGATGCGTTCGACCGCGAAGGTGCGTAGCGCCTCACGCTCCTGTGCGTACCCCAGGAGGTAGATGCCCCCTTTCTGGAAAAGCAGGGTGTAAGGGTCGACCCGGTAGGCGACGGCCTCGGGCCGACCGGGGGAGTGGTAGGAGATGACGACGGTCTGCTGGTAAAGAAGGGCGTTGCGGATCTGTTGCAGGTATTCGGCGCAGCGCGAGTAATCGCGTTTTCCCTGCAGAAGCGGCAGGGACACCTCGGCGATGCGCTCCATGTGGGCGGCAAGGCGCGGCGGCAGCACCGAGTTCACCTTGCGGAAGACGCCCTGCATGTCTTCCATGAACGGGGTTCCCTTGAGGAGGTCGAGCTGGGAGCGCAAAAGGGAAAGGGTCATCAGCTCCTGCAGCGTGAAGCTGATGGGGGGGACGTCCTTGAACCGGGTCAGGAAGCGGTACACCTTCTCGCCGTCCTGCCAGTCCGAGATGAGCGGGTAGCCCGCCTCCTGGATGGCGACCAGGTCGCGGTGGATGGTGCGCTTGTTGACGCCGGTCTCCTCGGCGAGCTCGGCCACGGAGATGCCGTGACGCGCCTCGATGAGGCGGATCACGTCGTGGACCCGGCCCGCCTGGGAGTATTTGCGCGCGGGACGTCCCTTCCCGGTCACGGCTGCTCGGGCTGCTGGGGTTGCTGCTCTGCCGGCTTCGCTTTGGGTTTGCGGCGACGGCGTTTGCGCTTGGCAGGTGCATCACCGTTAGCGGCCGCCTCGCCTGCAGGCGCGCTTTCGACCGGGGCGGACGCCTGGTCCTTCTGCTCCGCCTTCTCCTTGGCCGAACCGGACCTGCCGCCTCTGCCGCGCGACTCGCCGCGCCCGGATTTCTCAACGCGTCCGCCGGATTTGCCGCCCCTGCCGCCGGGTTTCTCCTCGGTGCGGCGCGGAGGCCTCGCGGTCCTCTTGTAGTCGTGGACGAACATGTCGTCCTCGGCCCACTCGGTGGGTATCTTCTGCTTGATGAACTCCTGGATGGGTTCGATGAAGAAGGCGCCGTCCTCGTCGGCCAGCGAGATCGCCATCCCCTCGGCGCCGGCGCGGGCGGTGCGGCCGATGCGGTGCACGTAATCCTCGCAGTCCTGCGGCAGGTCGTAGTTGATGACGTGAGAGACCCCCTCGATGTGGATGCCGCGGGAGGCCACGTCGGTGGCGATCATGATCGGCAGGAGCCCCGCCTTGAAGTCGGCCAGGATCTTCATCCGTTTTCTCTGCTCGACGTCGCCGGATATGACCTTGGCGGGAAACTCGTTGGCGTTCAGGCGGTCCTGCAGGTATTCGGCCTCGCGCTTGGTGTTCACGAAGATCATGGTCCGCTCCATGCCCATCTTGCGGAGCAGGCCGAGGAGCAGCGGGAACTTCTCCTTGCGCGCCACGTGGTAGAGCACCTGCTCCACGCGCTCGGCGGTCATCTGTTCCGGCGTCACGGAGACCTTCTCCGGCATGTTCATGAACTCGTAGGCGAGTTCCATGACGCGGGTGTTCAGCGTGGCGGAGAAGAGGAGGTTCTGGCGCTTGTCGTAGGGGGGGAGCCTTCTCAGGATGAAGCGCAGGTCGGCGATGAAGCCCATGTCGAACATGCGGTCGGCCTCGTCGATGACCAGGGCCTCGATGTCCTTCAGGGAATAGACCTTTTGTTTGAGGTAGTCGATGAGGCGTCCGGGGGTGCCGA
It encodes the following:
- a CDS encoding aspartate ammonia-lyase; this encodes MTYRLEKDTMGTVEVPESAYYGAQTQRAVNNFPISGLKPHQALVRATVRIKKCAAIANMTTHRLAKEIGDAIVKAADEALAGSFADQFVVDPFQAGAGTSHNMNVNEVLANRANEILGGTRGEYARVNANDHVNMAQSTNDVFPTAMRLAALELAHELDNELRDLSDAFARKGIEFDHILKSGRTHLQDAVPIRLGQEFSAWSIAIANNRSGIERTFAGLRELGIGGTAVGTGLNAEQAFIDLVVEALARETGQELTRGESLVERMQNMDPFVALSSSVKGTAVNLIKIANDLRLLSSGPRTGLGEINLPAMQPGSSIMPGKVNPVLPEVTNMVCFQVMGCDLTVALAAQAGQLELNVMMPVIAFNLLFAMEILKNCLHQLTTLCVTGISANEERCRTFLDQSVGLATVLAPSIGYAAAAEVAKESAKSGKSIREVILERGILTEEELEEVLAPYPLTTPGVHGKD
- a CDS encoding HAD family hydrolase, which translates into the protein MTRPERGKQLKAIVFDLDGTLYQEDRLGEEVNQSAIHYVAALKDISVAEAEVLLEATRAADGVAGTLSRAVVSLGGTLQEMHRRFAADCHPERLLKPDRRVRELLQLLSTSFRLHLYTNNNRDLSGRIMKQIGVGDLLDRVFTIEDSWIPKPDRRIIEDILAKIDCRPQEALFVGDRYRVDLAVPESMGCPVFEMKTTEELLTLADLVH
- a CDS encoding DEAD/DEAH box helicase translates to MKFTELQLPELVQKGIEETGFTDCTPIQEKALPLALTGKDVAGQAQTGTGKTATFLITVFTKLLSQQKTGAVNHPRALILAPTRELVVQIEKDAQALGKHTGFTVQAIYGGVDYMKQRDALKAGADIVIGTPGRLIDYLKQKVYSLKDIEALVIDEADRMFDMGFIADLRFILRRLPPYDKRQNLLFSATLNTRVMELAYEFMNMPEKVSVTPEQMTAERVEQVLYHVARKEKFPLLLGLLRKMGMERTMIFVNTKREAEYLQDRLNANEFPAKVISGDVEQRKRMKILADFKAGLLPIMIATDVASRGIHIEGVSHVINYDLPQDCEDYVHRIGRTARAGAEGMAISLADEDGAFFIEPIQEFIKQKIPTEWAEDDMFVHDYKRTARPPRRTEEKPGGRGGKSGGRVEKSGRGESRGRGGRSGSAKEKAEQKDQASAPVESAPAGEAAANGDAPAKRKRRRRKPKAKPAEQQPQQPEQP
- a CDS encoding phospholipase D-like domain-containing protein, coding for MTSVRRKRRQLLFQTAKFFDFFRRNTEAVTFLGNRATLYRYGSEFFTALLEALPHAGKSICLEFYTIADDETGHRVADALIAAASRGVRVYVLYDYIGCFDTPAAYFKKLTKGGVNCAPFNPPPFRRGIAWFDKRDHRKIVIIDGWRIFTGGMNIADVYSGFGKKKTKWRDVGLKIEGEAGIELLRLFRETWTEEVGVPPVGTDPAPMPELDGDAKVMVVNGGPHQKRSFIRSAFRVAIAGASESVTIASPYFIPGPRVVRSLLRAAGRGVRVRLLLPYKSDVPLVRLVSRTYYGQLLKNGIEIHEMDSAVLHAKVLLIDGNWTMVGSANMDLRSFHRNYELNVVVDSHDFGAHVAHMLESDFAGTRRIVLHEHERRGWPVRVLERLFSPVAWFL
- a CDS encoding class I SAM-dependent methyltransferase, which produces MAEAAATTKLAEILLKRIRSRGDITFASFMESALYEPDLGYYTSPGRKVGAEGDFYTSMNVHSAFGRLISREIGRFWQLLDSPESFTIAEAGAGGGQLAQDILDAIAEENPAFYAALTYRLIEKEPSLQEAQAARLARHAERLAWSSPKELAEGALKFTGCIISNELFDAMPVHLIEMTEQGLKEVFVSADANSFRERLLPPSTPELEAYLRSFDVRLMPGQRAEINLAAPAWIASAAATLERGFVLTIDYGYLSEELYTPQRRNGTLLCYHKHSTNEDPYQLVGEQDITTHINFSSLIEAGKERGLAAVWYGEQYRFLMGVGLLEELMQLVAQAKDEHESLKHRLAIKKLMMPEGGMGDTFKVLIQAKGVDNPQLLCMRKWGMGL
- a CDS encoding helix-turn-helix transcriptional regulator, whose amino-acid sequence is MTGKGRPARKYSQAGRVHDVIRLIEARHGISVAELAEETGVNKRTIHRDLVAIQEAGYPLISDWQDGEKVYRFLTRFKDVPPISFTLQELMTLSLLRSQLDLLKGTPFMEDMQGVFRKVNSVLPPRLAAHMERIAEVSLPLLQGKRDYSRCAEYLQQIRNALLYQQTVVISYHSPGRPEAVAYRVDPYTLLFQKGGIYLLGYAQEREALRTFAVERICGVEPLKERFEIPEGFHPGSALGEAFGIVAEPPMDVVIRFSASIAHAIRDRVWHSSQKIEVQQDGTLLLSFHAGGKMEILAWLLSYGAHAELLQPAHLREELAAMVQATAQIYHPPPCPSPSGGGYA
- a CDS encoding NifU family protein, yielding MTEEVKAILENIRPALQADGGDVELVEVTDDGIVKVRLVGACGHCPMSTMTLKMGIERTIKDKIPGVKEVVSV